Part of the Benincasa hispida cultivar B227 chromosome 12, ASM972705v1, whole genome shotgun sequence genome is shown below.
AGGTCATCGACTCCATTTTCTTGTCTTCGACAAATATATAAGAAGTCTTGACAAGTAAGAACTTGCTTTGTTAGTGCTGACAATTGTGTGATCTTTATAAAATGTGATAGAAATTGTTTCTCCAACTCTATAAGTTTAATTAGGGAAGCTGTTAAACATGGTTTTACAGTTTTTGTTCTACTcaaaagagaaatgaaatgattatcaaacaacaCCTTTACTTTTAGGATCTTGTATTTTGAAGTTTGTTCTTCCAAGATTagtcttttaatttttgatGAAAGtggattttgattttgttttggatTCATGTTTTTGGTTTAATAAAGTATTATTTGATTTGCTTTAGTTCCTAAAGTTTATGCTTCAGGAGTGTTGTTTGGATGATTGTCTCTTAGGGGGTGTTTAGGGTAAGGAGTGGAATAGTGAAGAGTAAGGAGTTATGAAGTCCTAAGAGTTGTGAATTCATAGGGCCCATAGTGTAAGAGcataagatataaaattgatatttttttgtaGTGGAACCCACCAACTCTTTGGGTGAAACAAGGagtggagttcacaactcctaCTTCACACCCTTAATGTAGGCTGTTACATTTAAGCTTGTGTGAAGTGTATGATAATTGCACATTGTAACAGAAATATGTTGCAAGTTGCAACTATTGTAATATGTTCATTTTTAAATCAGTGGATGTCAAATGGTAAATGAAGAAGTCTAAAGATGGGACCTATCTGTTTCTGGATCGTGAACTTTTCTGTTCCAGAGTTGATTAGTTTAAGGACTAGTGTCACTATTAGAGAAAATTTATTACGATGTCTTTTTTGCAGGGTTATTAAGGCAACTAAAAATGCGTTGCACCCATCACCTGGAAATCTTCATCTTTCTGAAGGAGAAATTGTCCTTGAAGTTGATGGTACAGTACCCACTCAACCAGTTCTTCAGCATATTGGCATTTCTGCATGGCCTGGTGAGTCTTGTTCCTACAAATGTAATCCAAGATTGAATTGATTGAATTACCTCATTTTAGATCTTGAAGATTGAAATTTAAGATCCAAGTTTCCTTCTCTCGATTGTGGTTTTTCAACCATTGAACTTTAAGCTTCCTTCCTTTGCTTGTCAAATATAGATGATTCAAGTTCAATAAGTTATATATGTTTATTGACAAAGAAAGAGGAGATATTTTTCTCTTTGGAGATTTTATCTCAAATAGGttgcagatttttttttttttttttttaaaggaaaccaaatttttcattgaaaaaaatgaaaagaaaagagactaATCCTCAAAATAcaaggaaataaaaataagaaaaggagaaaatacaTGAAAAAAATGAGAGCAATAGAAACAAATAATGAGAGACCAAGCCTTCAAGAACTAATTACATTATGGATTATCTCAAATAGGTTGCAGATTATGagcttcttttatttatttatttatttttgatatCTGTGAGTTTGAGCTTCTTTTATGGATTATGGATTTGAGAAGTTGTGTAGAAAAtgtgttctttttttattagttaacgaataaagGGTTGGTGTTTTCGTGTTGAAGGAGAAAAGTGATAAGTCATCGttttttcctcatttttcttCATAAGCTTGCAATGGAATCAAGTGCAGTGGCTAGAACAGTCATTGTTTGATCTTCTCTATTCTCCATTAAGCGATAGTTGCAGAAAAAAGTGAATAAGTTTGTTTTGAAAGCTGAAATTGTTATTTTGTctaatgaatattttattttctaagaTGAATGTTCGGTTTGcattaaaataattagaaataataataataaaaagactACTCTGTCTAGTGAAGGAATGAGAAGGTGCATTCTGATGCTGTAGGAGTAAAGAAGAGAGGTTGGTTTGTCTTTTAAGATGGTTAGAGAGTTTCAATAGAATCTTGAAGGTGAATCGGTCAAATGGTAGTAGAAGACAAGGTTTCAAAAGTTACATAAGATGTATGAAGACCAAGGAGTTGCAATAAAGCTCTTCAATTGGGCGAAAAACTTTGAATGGACCATAATTCAAACTAGAACTACTCCTAAAACTACTCGACGTTGGGCTGAAAACATCAGAAAACCACCAACGAGAGCCATCACTTAGTAACTCCACTGACATAGTGAAATCCCCCTGGGGAAAATTCCATCCTTTTGCCGGAGAAAGATGCTTTTGGACATCTGTCTCTACAGTAGGAGTCTGAAAGGATAAACTTAGAGGGGTCGTGTGATGTAGTATTCACTTGATTGTTCTGAGGTGAAGATATTCTTTAAGTGTTTTTCCTCCACTTCTACATTTGATTGATCCGGTTTATCTTTTCATGCAGGGAGGTTAACACTGACCAGTCATGCCTTGTACTTTGAGTCATTGGGTGTTGGTTTATATGACAAAGCTGTTAGATATGATCTGGAAGCCGATACAAAGCAGAGAATAAAACCTGAACTTACAGGGCCATTGGGTGCTCGTCTCTTCGATAAAGCTGTTATGTACAAGTCAACATCTGTGTATGTTATCTCTGGaatgatattaattattttagtaaATTTTAGTCCCTGGATTTTAATATTTGTCTCCCCTTCCTGTGAgggtatttttattaatttattttgtggttaaactctttaatgatcCTGTACAGGATGGAACCTGTTTATTTAGAGTTTCCTGAATTCAAAGGCAGTTCTCGGCGGGATTATTGGCTGGATATCTGTCTTGAGGTCCTGCGAGCACACAAGTTTATCAGGAAGCACAATCTTAATGAAACTCAGAAATCAGAAGTACTTGCAAGGGCAATTTTTGGCATTTTCAGAATTCGTGCAATTAGAGAagcttttcatgttttttcatCGCATTACAGAACCTTACTCACTTTTAATCTGGCAGAAAGTCTTCCTGGGGGAGATTCAATTTTGGAAACTCTCTTGGGTCGATTGCTGTTGATAAATATAGATGGTATGCAACGTGATGCTTCTGGGAGCCCACCTGAAAAGCAACAACGACAATCGTCTCCAAATTTTCTTCTAGCACTACGTCAACTTGGATTCACCTTACAGAAAGAGATAGGTTATGAAGATGACGCTGTTTTAGCTGGAGATGTTTGGGTGGGTGAGACAAATCCCTTGGAAATTATAGTGAGACAATCCATATCAGATTCAGGCAGGGCTGAAGCTGCACAAGCTACCGTTGACCAAGTGAAAGTGGAGGGTATTGATACAAATCTTGCAGTAATGAAGGTAAACTACTGACTTTCTTGAGAAAGTAGACTTCCTTCTATGAGATACTTGGAAGATATGCAAGCAGTAAAACTTAGTACTGATTTAACTCACGGATTCATATATCTTCTTGATCAACAATTGTTATCATCAATGGCATGCTTCAGTATCTTTTCTTCTATCTCTTTACAACTAGAGGAAATATAAACTGTAATTCCCATTTCTCTCTAatccaaaaaaaggaaaacccaCTACTCGGTGAGTGAAccaaattgataaatttaatacCGGACAGGTGGTAAGTTTTTGCATGCTGGGACAGTCAACCAAAGAGAATTGAATTTTTCGAGAGATGAAGTATTTTGGAGCTGAGCCTTTCTCTCTGTCTGTCCAGGAACTGTTGTTTCCGTTTCTGGAATTGGCTAGACATATTCAGATTTTGGCCTCATGGGAAGAAACTTACAAATCAACAACTTTTCTACTGCTGTTCTGCTTTGCTATTATAAGGTAAGTAGCTACTCATTATGTGCTTGCATGTTTGGGTCAAAATTGAGCATTTACCCTGGTGGGCTTTATTGACTCACAAAAGCTATGTTCCGAAACAAAGCCTGTAAGTCACACACATGCTATATTATGCTGATCTTACGGTATTTACTTTTAGCTATTATTTTAAGGCTATGTCTGTATTGTGTTCATAATCTGTCGAGAAATTTTACATGGATATAATTTCAGCACTTTTGAGCACGAGTGATAACGGAAGATGAATTAATATGATAATAGTTTGTTGGGCACATGATCATAATTCATCATTTTAGTCGAAAAATTATTAGTTACGAGCTTGAGAAGTAATATAAGGATCTTTCGTGTCATTTTGTATCCACTTAGGCTCATCAATTCCGCTTTCCTAAAGAAATTGTGATTCAAAGGACATTGGAGTAGCTTTACCATTAGGTGCTTCTCCGAAGTAAATGCTTCTATTGCAATCTTATGtagtttttatttgttatttttttttaacataatcaAGAAACCCTAAATCTATATAACCTTAGCGAGCAGAAGAAagttccatcttatgtagttttttttttttcccaggCTTTATCCTCCCAAGTCCCAAAGGAGTTTTATGTTCTTTCCCATTCTCAAAAGCTCATtcctattttaatttattattatttttttaatgtaatcaAGAAACCCTAAAATTTACTAACAAAGCTAAATAGCCTTAGAGAGCAGAAGAAAGTTCAAGCTTAAATAACCTTATGATAGTATATGGTTGAAGCTTCCGGCTACTTTCCAAGTTCAGCTTCTAATTGTTAGGCTTACTGATCAACAAAGTATTGAATTTCACTTCAGGTTTAACCTTAGAGAGCAGAACAAAGTTCTCCAGGCTCTGAATTAATGCTCGTGGTCTCCTTTGGTACATCTGATTGCGGCCAAGCAACTAGATCTTCAATTCTAAAGAACATTACTCCCTCTGGTTCCTATATATATgtattgtgtgtgtgtgtgtgtgcatatATAAAGATTGATTGATAGAAGATAATTTTGTGAAAACCACGTCTTCATTGAGAGAATTGATAAAAATACGAAAAGAGCATATAAAAAAAGGGCCCAACAGAAGGAGCCATACAAAACTAACCATAAAGAAAAGGCTCCAGAGGCTGCACCCTCCTTCCTCAATTTCAATCCCTCTAAGAATTCCATTGTTTCTCACAAACTGAAAAGTGAAAACCCCCATGAAATAACAAAGTAGCTAGAGCATCCTAGGAACTGACCTTGTCAGAAAACAGAGGGTGAGGAAGAATCTCTTTcaccatatttatatatataggaaACGAAGTAATATAATCAAACAAGGCAAAAGAATAACACAGCATAAAGAGCAAGGGGTTGAGATGACCCCTCCCGAAGGAACTAACAAAGGAGAGCCTTCCAATTGTTAAAAATCATCCAAAGGCtgtaattacaaaataattggTGTAATTTGTACACCACCAAGAAGCTGTATCTTGAACctaaaaagaatcaaaagaaacaGACTTATCATAAAAAATTCTACTATTTCTCTATTTCCAAATGCACTAAAGGAGAGACTGCATGGCACATCTCCACAGCACTTTTCCTTTGAAAGCAACACTATCGAACCCTTCAAGAAGCCAATTGTCAGCTTTGTTAGGGAGGCAGCTCTCCCTAACAAAGCTTTCACCGTAGAGCTTTACATTCTATTTTGAGCCAATCGAACACCAaagatattttctttaaaaaaatctcacaCTGAAGATATGAACTGGCAACTTCCTCGGTGATGATCATGGTTCACTAGTCTGCACCCTTGAAAAAAGTGCAACTCTGGGTTCTATTTCAGATACTTTTAGATTTTGCATAGAAAGCACCAATTGGGGTTTAGTACATTGTCGGCATTCCTCTTCTGAATATTATCATTTGTGGTTAGGGCTCCCAAACAAGGACACGAGAGAAGGAAATTACATTTCTTCTATGTTATTTGATGtgaatgaaatattttatttaattatcattaaGGGACATAGtcatttagtttcaattttcttttattcttctaagattcaaaatatattaatcaaaatgcacAAAAATTGTTAAATAAAATTACTACACTACATCAAGATGCCTTATTTGGGCTTTAACAAATCTTGTTCATACAAATTCTTTTAATCACTAATAATAATTCTGGTTAACTAGCAAAGCAATGAAAATTTCATTATATGTGAAGTTAACTCGGAACATGTGATTAATTGAAATATTACTTTTCTGAGAGTAGATAAGATGTTTAAAATGGTCCAGCAACATTACTTGTCTTAGTATTGGCAAAATGATAAGGTTCAATTGTAtggttaattaatatttataaaatttctttcttcGTTTTAGCTATGGTTGCATTCTGGTTTAATTAACGGTTAAACTCTCGACTACATTCCATATGTCAAAATTTTAATGCTAAGTGATATTGGCTGGAGATGACATGATTTTGCCATTGGAAATGCAGGAATTGGATAAGGTTTATTTTGCCTTGCATTCTAGTATTCCTTGCGGTTCTTATGCTTTGCCGCAGGAAGTTTGGCAAAAGCAAGCCATTAGAACCTTTCAGGATCACATCACCCCCTAATCGAAATGCTGTAGAACAGTTGCTGACCTTGCAAGAAGTCATCACTCAAGTTGAAGCATTGATTCAAGATGGGAATATTTTTCTCCTAAAAATAAGAGCTCTCTTATTTGCAGTACTTCCACAGGTATGTATATTGTGAATATTTCCTTGAGCAAAGTCATTATCTGATTATGAATAtttccttcatcttcttctccagaAAGTACTTGAAAGGAGATCGGAATCTTCTACATTTTAACCCCTTTCTTTTGGCCGTGCTTctaatttgtttgtttatttgcttgtctctttcttttttttgtgaTTACCAATGGCAATGACTCGTCCTTTCTTGCACTTATCGTTTGTTGGCTTTTATATGTGGTGCCGACTTGTCCTCATCTGTCAACTCTAGATGTAGtgtttttccttaaaaaatataccttaaaatatatatatatatatatatatatatatatataaactggGCCTTCGATACAAAATtggcttataattttttttttttttaaaaaaaacaccaCTCGAAGAagaattagaaaaaattataaactgGGCAGCTTCTTTTGGAAAGCTGGGGTGTGTGCCATGTTGTGGAGTTTACGGGGTAGAGAAATAATAGACTTTTTTTTTAGGGAATTGAGAGTCTTTTGAAGTCTGATCCCTAGTAAGTTTTAATATCCATCTTTGAGTGTTTGTGACGATGCCTTTTGTAATTATTCGTTTGGTCATATTCTACTTGATTGGAGACCCTTTCTTTAGGGTTCTCTTTTTGTGggtttttctttatatatatatatatatatatatatatatatatatataaaatattcttATGTTATTTCACTTTTTCTTAATGAAATTTGGTacttttgccaaaaaaaaaagataagaccTAACAAGATGATGAATGACTTGTCCAAAAAAAGCGGGGACTAAAAGGATAATTACAAAGAGAGACATGAATCGTCTCTTCTCAACCCTCTAAAAATTTCTCTCATTCCTTTGGAGCCTTTACTCCAAAATATAGGTTGGAGAAAATCAGTCATGCTAGAAAATACAAACCTTATCATAAAGGGTAGGATGGAATCTCAAtgaaagtttggtttaaaaaaaaaaaaaaaaaaaaaaattctccatcCCAGGTCAAAGCATCTACTCTTTCCTCTTGAGGCCAAAAGTTCACATTCTAACCACACATTTGTTCATACTTAAAAAAGATCTCCATCAGCCAAAAAGAGCTTAGCTAACTATCTTAAGAATCAAGATGTCTGTGGTTTAAATCCCCCACCTTCAGTTTgtactttaaaagaaaaaaacctcCATCATAAGACAACGGTCGCTATTTCTGCAGGGTTTTATCTTTTCTTGTAAGCTTAAGGAATCTTTTGGCCTTCAGCATTTTTAGTTCACACATTAATGAAAGTATCATATTTCCTATAGACTGTAAATTTAGTCAGAGTTATATAAGCTTGTAATGTCGTCCATTCCTTATGACCATGTGCAGAGGCTACAATCATATTCCCATGTTGGTATCCCTCTAATGTTCGTCTTTCTTGCAGGCGACGGACATGGTTGCGCTACTGCTCGTTTTGGCAGCATTAGTTTTTGCATTTCTGCCATTTAAGTACATAATCATGCTAGTATTAGTAGAGGCGTATACAAGGGAAATGCCATACAGAAAGGAAACTAGTAACAAATGGATTAGACGGGCAAGAGAATGGTGGATTAGAATACCAGCAGCTCCTGTTCAGCTTGTCAAATCTGAAGATAGCAAGAAAAAGAAATCATAGAATCAAGTCGATGATTCGAGATTTTGTGTATTGTCTCAACTTAAGGTACTTTTGTGTGTAtgtgtataatatatatatatatatatattctaatcTCTCGAGAAATTTACATTTCCTTAAAGATTACTTTTGCAGTTTCTATAATATTTTTGGTAGCACACATGCGCACACACGTGCATTTATGTAAAATATTTATTGAGTTCAACGAGGATAGGAAATTTGAATCTCTGATCCTTTAGTCAAGGTCATATGCCTCAATCGGTTgagttcaaattacatttataCAATATTTAGAAATTAGAAAATTCAGATGGTCGAAATTTGAAGATTTTGGAGAGATTGATTCTTCTTTACACTAGAATAGATAGGATTTAGATGGTTTATTTGAGACGACTTCTAGTAAGATCTTTTTTATTGTAAATCTTTTGTTCTACGTGTTTGCTTGTTTATTGGCTTTAGTGGTTTGGAATTACTTTGGAAAGCaatagtttctttttcttttcttttctttttcttttttttaatgattattattatttatatagtCTTAGTTTACATGAttttggaaaaaggaaaaattatgaCGTTTGAAAGCAtaccaaaaagatatttttatgaaatgactttatttttcttttctctacaattactTTAAAAAGACTTTCGAACATAGATGAATCTGAAATGTTTTGTTtgcttatttattttaatttcacaagTTACAAAAAGATGGTGCCAAATCCAAGCTgcaaaacatttataaaatgtaCTACCTTGTTTGATAAAAGAGCtgattttttaaccaaatttaaaaaagaaaaacaagttttttaggcttcatttggtaatcattttgttttttatttttatttttaaaaattaagtttatagacactattttcatatctaaatttctttctttgttatctattttttaacaatactttaaaaaactaagtcaaattttgaaaactaaaaaaaaaaaataggttctaaaaagtttttgtttttggaatttggctaaacaTTGAATCATTATACTTacaaaagatgcaaattattataTCCAATAGGGAGGAATTAGACTTAGTTTTcacaaaacaaaatagttaccaaatgaggctctagaaacttttttattttggatttttagaacttagcttggttttttaaaacattagtaaAAGGTAATAACAAAGTAAAAAA
Proteins encoded:
- the LOC120067324 gene encoding uncharacterized protein LOC120067324 isoform X2 — its product is MSGIQEIVAKKVKVTMIESLIKNQPNTFRSIFQRKKSKNEENSPSGSPKSIPQLSPFANSVVARCSKILQMPTEEMQQLFESELPGMNKEPETYSRCLLEFFSYQTLYSMSRRPDYLSDKDFRRLAYDMMLAWECPGSESEPLPQFDDKKTVGPEAFSRIAPACIALADIITVHNLFDSLTSSSGHRLHFLVFDKYIRSLDKVIKATKNALHPSPGNLHLSEGEIVLEVDGTVPTQPVLQHIGISAWPGRLTLTSHALYFESLGVGLYDKAVRYDLEADTKQRIKPELTGPLGARLFDKAVMYKSTSVMEPVYLEFPEFKGSSRRDYWLDICLEVLRAHKFIRKHNLNETQKSEVLARAIFGIFRIRAIREAFHVFSSHYRTLLTFNLAESLPGGDSILETLLGRLLLINIDGMQRDASGSPPEKQQRQSSPNFLLALRQLGFTLQKEIGYEDDAVLAGDVWVGETNPLEIIVRQSISDSGRAEAAQATVDQVKVEGIDTNLAVMKELLFPFLELARHIQILASWEETYKSTTFLLLFCFAIIRNWIRFILPCILVFLAVLMLCRRKFGKSKPLEPFRITSPPNRNAVEQLLTLQEVITQVEALIQDGNIFLLKIRALLFAVLPQATDMVALLLVLAALVFAFLPFKYIIMLVLVEAYTREMPYRKETSNKWIRRAREWWIRIPAAPVQLVKSEDSKKKKS
- the LOC120067324 gene encoding uncharacterized protein LOC120067324 isoform X1, coding for MSGIQEIVAKKVKVTMIESLIKNQPNTFRSIFQRKKSKNEENSPSGSPKSIPQLSPFANSVVARCSKILQMPTEEMQQLFESELPGMNKEPETYSRCLLEFFSYQTLYSMSRRPDYLSDKDFRRLAYDMMLAWECPGSESEPLPQETASCSNEEVEDKEEWSLFYSNSTNMAVQFDDKKTVGPEAFSRIAPACIALADIITVHNLFDSLTSSSGHRLHFLVFDKYIRSLDKVIKATKNALHPSPGNLHLSEGEIVLEVDGTVPTQPVLQHIGISAWPGRLTLTSHALYFESLGVGLYDKAVRYDLEADTKQRIKPELTGPLGARLFDKAVMYKSTSVMEPVYLEFPEFKGSSRRDYWLDICLEVLRAHKFIRKHNLNETQKSEVLARAIFGIFRIRAIREAFHVFSSHYRTLLTFNLAESLPGGDSILETLLGRLLLINIDGMQRDASGSPPEKQQRQSSPNFLLALRQLGFTLQKEIGYEDDAVLAGDVWVGETNPLEIIVRQSISDSGRAEAAQATVDQVKVEGIDTNLAVMKELLFPFLELARHIQILASWEETYKSTTFLLLFCFAIIRNWIRFILPCILVFLAVLMLCRRKFGKSKPLEPFRITSPPNRNAVEQLLTLQEVITQVEALIQDGNIFLLKIRALLFAVLPQATDMVALLLVLAALVFAFLPFKYIIMLVLVEAYTREMPYRKETSNKWIRRAREWWIRIPAAPVQLVKSEDSKKKKS
- the LOC120067324 gene encoding uncharacterized protein LOC120067324 isoform X3 produces the protein MSGIQEIVAKKVKVTMIESLIKNQPNTFRSIFQRKKSKNEENSPSGSPKSIPQLSPFANSVVARCSKILQMPTEEMQQLFESELPGMNKEPETYSRCLLEFFSYQTLYSMSRRPDYLSDKDFRRLAYDMMLAWECPGSESEPLPQETASCSNEEVEDKEEWSLFYSNSTNMAVQFDDKKTVGPEAFSRIAPACIALADIITVHNLFDSLTSSSGHRLHFLVFDKYIRSLDKVIKATKNALHPSPGNLHLSEGEIVLEVDGTVPTQPVLQHIGISAWPGRLTLTSHALYFESLGVGLYDKAVRYDLEADTKQRIKPELTGPLGARLFDKAVMYKSTSVMEPVYLEFPEFKGSSRRDYWLDICLEVLRAHKFIRKHNLNETQKSEVLARAIFGIFRIRAIREAFHVFSSHYRTLLTFNLAESLPGGDSILETLLGRLLLINIDGMQRDASGSPPEKQQRQSSPNFLLALRQLGFTLQKEIGYEDDAVLAGDVWVGETNPLEIIVRQSISDSGRAEAAQATVDQVKVEGIDTNLAVMKELLFPFLELARHIQILASWEETYKSTTFLLLFCFAIIRFNLREQNKVLQALN